A section of the Heliangelus exortis chromosome 27, bHelExo1.hap1, whole genome shotgun sequence genome encodes:
- the PSMB4 gene encoding proteasome subunit beta type-4: MEAMGARALPPPFWAGGPAPGQFYVPGVPGSTTGVLPVTRTLSPMVTGTSVLGVKFDGGVMIAADMMGSYGSLARFRGISRLLKVNDTTMLGASGDYADFQYLQQVIDQMVIDEELLGDGHSYSPKAIHSWLTRVMYNRRSKINPLWNTVVIGGHYNGESFLGYVDMLGVAYEDSTLATGYGAYLAQPLMREVLEKKPSLTKEEARDLIDRCMKILYYRDARSFNRYEIAIATEKGVELEGPLTLEANWDIAHFVSGFE, translated from the exons ATGGAGGCCATGGGAGCGCGGGCGCTGCCGCCGCCGTTCTGGGCCGGGGGTCCGGCCCCGGGTCAGTTCTACGTTCCCGGTGTGCCCGGCTCCACCACCGGCGTCCTGCCCGTCACCCGGACGCT GAGCCCGATGGTAACGGGCACCTCGGTGCTGGGAGTGAAGTTCGACGGGGGGGTGATGATCGCCGCGGACATGATGGGCTCCTACGGCTCCCTCGCCCGGTTCCGCGGCATCTCCCGACTCCTGAAGGTGAACGACACCACCATGCTGGGGGCATCCGGAGACTACGCCGACTTCCAGTACCTCCAGCAGGTCATCGACCAGATGGT AATTGAcgaggagctgctgggagatgggCACAGCTACAGCCCTAAAGCCATCCATTCCTGGCTGACCAGGGTCATGTACAACCGGAGGTCCAAGATCAATCCCCTCTGGAACACCGTGGTCATCGGAGGCCACTACAACGGCGAGAG cttccTGGGTTACGTGGACATGCTCGGCGTGGCCTACGAAGACTCCACGCTCGCCACGGGTTACGGAGCGTACCTGGCTCAG CCCTTGATGAGGGAAGTGTTGGAGAAGAAGCCCAGCCTGACCAAGGAGGAGGCGCGGGACCTCATCGATCGCTGCATGAAGATTTTGTACTACAGAGACGCTCGGTCCTTCAACAGG TATGAAATCGCCATCGCCACAGAGAAGGGCGTGGAGCTGGAGGGACCCCTGACCCTGGAAGCCAACTGGGACATTGCACACTTTGTCAG TGGCTTCGAGTGA